A genomic window from Methanobrevibacter sp. TLL-48-HuF1 includes:
- a CDS encoding restriction endonuclease, translating into MEKPQLINFIAKVMEDSGFKVYKNFKTSQRVIDIYAILPTTIGDFGVVVACKNYDKNFEVGVDVLREMESVAESLKASKVAIIASSSFTNQATNYALRKNIKLVDRDDLVELAKKYQDKTETQSTLDVEKEEEVVNEDYYDYSYDSDDMDYLMRKQDEKEFIYNNSNSLYPHDNSHHSHRLLSKFGGHNESQQRASLAPVNSYYYDSKPRMNFNIGETVSKILANPIAVILLVVIVSYALSYLLGSVLKAGGGIGGLVEMLVALVMSYGLTYFFSERNRYFIIRGTVIFFISLIILIILIFI; encoded by the coding sequence TTGGAAAAACCACAATTGATTAATTTTATAGCTAAAGTGATGGAGGATTCAGGTTTTAAAGTTTATAAGAATTTTAAAACTTCACAAAGGGTTATAGATATTTATGCAATTTTACCTACAACAATCGGGGATTTTGGTGTAGTTGTAGCATGTAAAAACTATGATAAAAATTTTGAAGTCGGTGTTGATGTATTAAGAGAGATGGAAAGCGTAGCTGAAAGTTTAAAAGCTTCTAAAGTAGCTATTATTGCATCATCTAGTTTCACCAATCAAGCTACTAATTATGCTCTTAGAAAAAATATTAAACTTGTTGATAGGGACGACTTAGTTGAATTAGCTAAAAAATATCAAGATAAAACCGAAACTCAATCAACTTTGGATGTTGAAAAAGAAGAGGAAGTAGTTAACGAAGATTATTACGATTATTCGTATGATTCAGATGACATGGATTATTTAATGAGAAAACAGGACGAAAAAGAATTTATTTATAATAATTCAAATTCTTTGTATCCTCATGATAATTCCCATCATTCTCATAGATTATTATCTAAATTTGGTGGGCATAATGAGTCTCAACAAAGAGCAAGTTTAGCTCCTGTAAACTCTTATTATTATGATTCTAAACCAAGAATGAATTTTAATATTGGTGAAACAGTATCTAAAATCTTAGCTAATCCTATTGCAGTTATACTTTTAGTTGTAATTGTTTCTTATGCATTATCCTATCTATTAGGCAGTGTTTTAAAAGCTGGTGGTGGAATAGGTGGCTTAGTCGAAATGCTTGTTGCATTAGTCATGTCCTATGGATTGACTTATTTCTTTTCAGAAAGAAACAGATATTTCATCATTAGAGGAACTGTCATATTCTTTATTTCATTAATTATATTGATTATATTAATTTTTATTTAA
- the cfbB gene encoding Ni-sirohydrochlorin a,c-diamide synthase: MRIILAGTGSAVGKTTIATGIMKALSEEYNVQPFKVGPDYIDPTYHTLATGNTSRNLDSFFMKEGQVRDAFLKAMEKKDIAIIEGVRGLYEGIDSINDIGSTASIAKSLNAPVILIINSRSLVKSAAALVLGFKALDPEINIAGVILNKVKNNAHYLKTKRSIEEITGIEVIGGIVRDDAISIEQRHLGLVPAVERDNSLSFIELWSDIIKKSIDLDRLVEIAKEAPKLTSPREDIWNKLNKQKVKIGVAYDEVFNFYYKENIESLEANSCKIEYFSPLKDESLPDVDGLYIGGGYPELFSKELCENTNLLKQIKQFHMENRPIFAECGGLMYLMNSIHGDKQVGIYPYNAILTDKVQALKYTVAEVKEDNIISKKGEKFNGHEFHYSKVLVDSSNIKHNLAFNILRGKGSYNNQDGFIEKNTLASYVHTHVAAMPNFGGNLAISAREVGG, translated from the coding sequence ATGAGAATTATATTAGCAGGAACTGGTAGTGCAGTTGGAAAAACAACAATAGCTACTGGAATTATGAAAGCATTAAGCGAAGAATATAATGTCCAGCCATTTAAAGTAGGGCCAGACTATATTGATCCGACTTATCACACATTAGCTACTGGAAATACCTCAAGAAATCTTGATTCATTTTTTATGAAAGAAGGCCAGGTAAGAGATGCTTTCTTAAAAGCTATGGAAAAAAAAGATATTGCAATTATTGAAGGAGTCCGTGGACTTTATGAAGGTATTGATTCCATAAATGATATTGGAAGTACTGCATCAATAGCTAAATCTTTAAATGCTCCTGTTATTTTAATTATTAATTCCAGAAGTTTAGTGAAAAGTGCTGCTGCTTTAGTTTTAGGATTTAAAGCTTTAGACCCAGAAATTAATATTGCCGGAGTTATATTAAATAAAGTAAAAAACAACGCCCATTACTTAAAAACTAAAAGATCCATTGAAGAAATTACAGGCATTGAGGTAATTGGAGGAATTGTCCGTGATGATGCAATATCCATTGAACAGAGGCATTTAGGATTAGTTCCTGCAGTTGAAAGAGATAATTCCCTGTCTTTTATTGAACTCTGGTCAGATATAATAAAAAAATCTATTGATTTAGACAGATTAGTTGAAATAGCTAAAGAAGCTCCTAAATTAACTTCACCAAGAGAAGATATCTGGAATAAACTAAATAAACAGAAAGTTAAAATTGGAGTGGCTTACGATGAAGTATTTAATTTTTATTATAAAGAAAATATTGAATCTCTGGAAGCCAACAGCTGCAAAATAGAATATTTTTCACCTCTGAAAGATGAATCATTACCTGATGTAGACGGATTATACATTGGAGGAGGCTATCCTGAATTATTTTCTAAAGAGCTTTGCGAAAATACAAATCTGCTGAAACAGATAAAACAGTTCCATATGGAAAACAGACCTATTTTTGCTGAATGTGGCGGTTTGATGTATCTTATGAATTCTATTCATGGAGACAAACAGGTTGGAATTTATCCATATAATGCCATTTTAACTGATAAAGTTCAGGCCTTAAAATATACAGTAGCAGAAGTAAAGGAAGATAATATAATCTCCAAAAAAGGTGAAAAATTTAACGGACATGAATTCCATTACTCAAAAGTTTTAGTAGACTCTTCCAATATAAAACACAATTTAGCTTTTAATATTTTAAGAGGAAAAGGTTCATATAACAATCAGGACGGATTTATAGAAAAAAACACACTTGCAAGCTATGTTCATACACATGTAGCAGCTATGCCTAATTTTGGAGGGAATCTGGCAATTTCTGCAAGAGAAGTTGGAGGATAA
- a CDS encoding LSM domain-containing protein — MNNNEEINKLFLQFKGKNVSVDLRDDNHSEGKVIAVDNYLNLVLETENGLETIKGGNVVLVSLKD; from the coding sequence ATGAACAACAATGAAGAAATTAATAAATTATTTTTACAGTTTAAAGGTAAAAATGTTAGTGTAGATCTTAGAGACGATAATCACAGTGAAGGAAAAGTAATAGCTGTTGATAATTACTTAAATCTAGTCCTTGAAACTGAAAACGGATTAGAAACTATAAAAGGTGGAAATGTAGTTTTAGTTAGTTTAAAAGACTAG
- the surE gene encoding 5'/3'-nucleotidase SurE has product MKALISNDDGVNATGILAAKNAIEDLCDVYVVAPETQQSGIGHAITLYDPLRINPTTLRDKSQAYGVTGTPTDAVTFGLFEIMGEKPDIMISGINTGFNIGKAELTTSGTIGAALEAASFGIPSIAISQEVTRDYIKFENGTVDIDFSFAGKMLKKLVKIVLKKGLPEGIDLLNVNIPENPVDEEFEVAKLGNRMYTPIIQRRLDPRGKPYYWIGGDPYNSDCEGTDGHCLKKLNKATITPLTIDLTGDMDLIKEWLK; this is encoded by the coding sequence ATGAAAGCATTAATAAGTAACGATGATGGAGTAAATGCCACAGGAATATTAGCTGCTAAAAATGCAATTGAAGATTTATGTGATGTTTATGTAGTAGCTCCTGAAACCCAACAAAGTGGAATTGGACATGCAATAACTCTTTATGATCCTTTAAGAATAAATCCAACAACTTTAAGAGATAAAAGCCAAGCTTATGGAGTAACTGGAACACCAACTGATGCAGTTACCTTTGGATTATTTGAAATTATGGGAGAAAAACCGGATATAATGATTTCTGGAATAAATACCGGTTTCAATATTGGAAAAGCTGAATTAACAACTTCTGGAACAATAGGTGCAGCACTTGAAGCTGCAAGTTTTGGAATACCCTCAATAGCTATTTCTCAAGAAGTTACAAGAGATTATATTAAATTTGAAAATGGAACCGTAGATATTGATTTTAGTTTTGCAGGTAAAATGCTTAAAAAACTTGTAAAAATAGTATTGAAAAAAGGATTGCCTGAAGGTATTGACTTATTAAATGTAAATATACCTGAAAATCCGGTAGATGAAGAATTTGAAGTTGCAAAACTTGGAAATAGAATGTACACCCCAATAATTCAAAGAAGATTGGACCCACGTGGAAAACCTTATTATTGGATTGGTGGAGACCCTTACAATTCAGATTGTGAAGGTACAGATGGTCACTGCCTTAAAAAACTAAATAAAGCAACCATAACCCCACTTACAATTGATTTAACTGGAGATATGGATTTAATAAAAGAATGGTTAAAATAG
- a CDS encoding carbonic anhydrase, with the protein MMILNEILENNKKFVDEFEGEELSHHPQKKLAILTCMDCRLTGFLEPALGIGRGDAKIIKNAGNTIVGEDAIRSIAAAIFSLGAEEVLVIGHTECGMAGSDPEKLRNAMIERGIPQEEIDKVDLKSWIGGFEDEEENVIDTVEKIRNHPLIPDVPIHGLMMDIVTGKLDVVVDDR; encoded by the coding sequence ATGATGATTCTTAATGAAATTTTGGAGAATAATAAGAAATTTGTAGATGAATTTGAAGGTGAGGAATTATCCCACCATCCCCAAAAAAAGTTAGCTATCTTAACTTGTATGGATTGTAGATTAACTGGATTTTTAGAACCAGCACTTGGTATTGGAAGGGGTGATGCTAAGATAATCAAAAATGCAGGAAATACAATTGTAGGTGAAGACGCTATTCGTTCAATAGCAGCTGCAATTTTCTCACTTGGTGCTGAGGAAGTTTTGGTTATTGGCCACACCGAATGTGGAATGGCTGGTTCTGACCCTGAAAAATTAAGAAATGCTATGATTGAGAGAGGAATCCCTCAAGAAGAAATTGACAAAGTTGATTTAAAATCTTGGATTGGCGGATTTGAAGATGAAGAGGAAAATGTTATAGACACAGTTGAAAAAATTAGAAATCATCCTCTTATTCCAGATGTACCAATTCATGGTCTTATGATGGACATTGTTACAGGTAAATTAGATGTTGTAGTAGATGATAGATAA
- a CDS encoding threonine--tRNA ligase, whose protein sequence is MRILLIHSDYLNYNVKNKTPVAEEIEDAKKQGAFDESLVVFTAVEKDDENNPQGIVKNLVKEVIKTNDQVKAENIVLYPYAHLSSSLSSPKVAVQVLKDAEEALVGEGLNVKRVPFGWYKAFEISCKGHPLSELSRTITAEEEDEEEVEKKPSSWSILDGDKLIDIDDFKFENDQLEKLVSYELGTGASDAGEPPHVKLMREKELCDYESASDVGNLKWFPKGRLVRDLLADYVYNLVVEQGAMPIETPIFYDLDNEAINVHAAKFGERQYRTDTKKNLMLRFACCFGAFRVMADPFITWKNLPAKLYELSTYSFRFEKKGEVVGLKRLRAFTMPDFHSFCADMDSTLEEFSKQTDMCIQTGLDLDVNYEIIFRATKDFYDENKDWMYSIGKKIGKPVLLEILPERKHYWSCKIDFAAIDYLGRPIENPTVQIDVESGKRFDITYLGEDGKEHYPTILHCSPTGSIERVICSLLEKTAIEIDEKAPMLPTWLSPIEVRIITVGEDHKDFANELYDKINAENIRVDVDDRDESVGKKIRNAATEWIPYIFVVGDNEKESGVFSVTVRETGEKVDMTVDELIKEVLDKTKGMPYRGLPLPKDISTRINFQ, encoded by the coding sequence ATGAGAATACTACTTATTCATTCTGATTATTTAAATTACAATGTAAAAAATAAGACACCTGTAGCTGAAGAAATCGAAGATGCTAAAAAACAAGGAGCATTTGATGAATCTTTAGTTGTATTTACAGCTGTTGAAAAAGACGACGAAAATAACCCACAAGGGATTGTTAAAAATTTAGTTAAAGAAGTTATTAAAACTAATGACCAAGTTAAAGCAGAAAACATAGTTTTATATCCATATGCTCATTTATCTTCTTCTTTAAGCTCTCCAAAAGTAGCTGTTCAAGTATTGAAAGATGCTGAAGAAGCTTTGGTTGGCGAAGGATTAAATGTTAAAAGAGTACCCTTCGGATGGTATAAAGCATTTGAAATCTCCTGTAAAGGACATCCGTTAAGTGAACTTTCAAGAACTATTACTGCTGAAGAGGAAGACGAAGAGGAAGTAGAGAAAAAACCTTCTTCATGGTCTATTCTTGACGGAGATAAACTCATTGATATTGATGATTTTAAATTTGAAAATGATCAGTTAGAAAAACTTGTTAGCTATGAACTTGGTACCGGAGCATCTGATGCAGGTGAACCTCCTCATGTTAAATTAATGAGAGAAAAAGAGTTATGTGACTATGAAAGTGCATCTGATGTAGGAAACCTTAAATGGTTCCCAAAAGGACGTTTAGTTCGTGATTTACTTGCTGATTATGTTTATAATTTAGTTGTAGAACAAGGAGCAATGCCTATTGAAACTCCGATTTTCTATGATTTGGATAATGAAGCTATTAATGTTCATGCAGCTAAATTTGGAGAAAGACAATACAGAACAGACACTAAGAAAAACTTAATGCTTAGATTTGCATGCTGTTTTGGTGCATTTAGAGTAATGGCTGACCCATTTATTACATGGAAAAATTTACCAGCAAAACTCTATGAATTATCTACTTACAGTTTCCGTTTTGAGAAAAAAGGAGAAGTTGTAGGTCTTAAAAGATTAAGGGCATTTACCATGCCGGATTTCCATAGTTTCTGTGCTGATATGGATAGTACCTTAGAAGAATTCTCAAAACAAACGGATATGTGTATTCAGACTGGTTTGGATTTAGATGTTAATTATGAAATAATTTTCAGAGCTACTAAAGACTTCTATGATGAAAATAAAGATTGGATGTACAGTATTGGTAAAAAAATAGGTAAACCTGTTTTACTTGAAATTTTACCTGAAAGAAAACATTACTGGTCCTGTAAAATTGACTTTGCAGCTATTGACTACTTGGGAAGGCCAATTGAAAATCCGACAGTTCAGATAGATGTTGAAAGCGGTAAAAGATTTGACATTACCTATCTTGGAGAAGACGGAAAAGAACATTATCCAACTATTCTTCACTGCAGTCCAACTGGAAGTATAGAAAGGGTTATCTGCAGTTTACTTGAAAAAACAGCTATTGAAATAGATGAAAAAGCTCCAATGTTACCTACCTGGTTAAGTCCGATTGAAGTAAGAATCATAACTGTTGGTGAAGATCACAAAGACTTTGCTAATGAATTATATGATAAAATCAATGCTGAAAATATTCGTGTTGATGTAGATGACAGAGATGAAAGTGTCGGTAAAAAAATAAGGAATGCAGCTACTGAATGGATTCCTTACATATTTGTTGTTGGAGACAATGAAAAAGAATCTGGCGTATTTTCTGTAACAGTTCGTGAAACCGGTGAAAAAGTTGACATGACTGTTGATGAGTTAATTAAAGAGGTTCTTGATAAAACTAAAGGAATGCCTTACAGAGGTCTACCTTTACCAAAAGATATCTCAACAAGGATTAATTTCCAATAA
- a CDS encoding bifunctional 5,6,7,8-tetrahydromethanopterin hydro-lyase/3-hexulose-6-phosphate synthase: protein MYNIGEALIGDGNELAHIDLIIGEKEGPVGQAFANGLSNLSVGHTPLTTVIRPNLMTKPATLIIPKVTVGDLDDAAKVFGPAQTAVGRAVADAVEEGYIPKDIVEDIVINVSVFIDPAAKNYRKIYQYNYGATKLAIRRAMEGYPSIDKVLAEKDRGTHPIMGFRVQKLWSPPYLQVALDLDNLDAMERIINDLPDKERVLIEAGTPLVKKFGVGVVGKIRELRPSAFIIADLKTLDVGRVEIKMAADETADAVAISGLGTIESIKKAIHETQKQGIYSILDMMNVSDFEEKLSALPDDLKPDIVLLHRNVDLETYKAEKGEDTSEMTEWGNIKSIKKLIGDGLVAVAGGITPNKVEEATSKGADIIIAGRYIIGSRDVRRAAEDFLAHFPQDPDSMRLALDEDEQVN, encoded by the coding sequence ATGTACAATATAGGAGAAGCTCTCATTGGTGATGGAAACGAGTTAGCTCATATTGATTTAATAATCGGTGAAAAAGAAGGACCTGTAGGTCAAGCTTTTGCAAATGGATTATCAAATTTATCTGTTGGCCACACTCCATTAACCACTGTAATTAGACCAAACTTAATGACTAAACCAGCAACTTTAATTATTCCTAAAGTTACTGTTGGAGATTTAGATGATGCTGCTAAAGTATTCGGACCTGCACAAACTGCTGTCGGTAGAGCAGTAGCTGATGCAGTAGAAGAAGGATACATTCCAAAAGATATTGTTGAAGATATCGTAATTAATGTAAGTGTATTCATTGACCCTGCTGCAAAAAATTATAGGAAAATATATCAGTACAACTATGGAGCAACTAAATTAGCTATTAGAAGAGCTATGGAAGGTTATCCATCTATTGACAAAGTACTTGCAGAAAAAGACCGTGGAACTCACCCAATTATGGGCTTCAGAGTACAAAAACTTTGGTCTCCACCATATTTACAAGTTGCACTTGATTTAGACAACTTAGATGCTATGGAAAGAATCATTAATGATTTACCGGACAAAGAAAGAGTTCTTATTGAAGCTGGAACTCCACTTGTTAAAAAATTCGGTGTTGGTGTTGTTGGAAAAATTAGAGAATTACGTCCAAGTGCATTTATTATAGCTGACTTAAAAACTTTAGATGTTGGTAGGGTAGAAATAAAAATGGCTGCAGATGAAACAGCAGATGCAGTAGCTATTTCTGGTCTTGGAACTATTGAATCTATTAAGAAAGCTATTCATGAAACTCAAAAACAAGGTATTTACTCAATTCTTGATATGATGAATGTATCTGACTTTGAAGAAAAATTATCTGCTCTTCCAGATGATTTAAAACCAGATATAGTTTTATTACACAGAAATGTGGATTTAGAAACTTACAAAGCTGAAAAAGGTGAAGATACCAGTGAAATGACTGAATGGGGTAATATCAAATCCATTAAAAAACTCATTGGTGATGGTTTAGTTGCAGTAGCTGGAGGAATCACTCCTAATAAAGTGGAAGAAGCTACTTCAAAAGGTGCAGATATTATTATTGCAGGTAGATACATTATTGGTTCTAGAGATGTAAGAAGAGCTGCTGAAGACTTCTTAGCACATTTCCCACAAGATCCAGATAGTATGAGACTTGCACTTGACGAAGACGAACAAGTAAATTAA
- the ilvC gene encoding ketol-acid reductoisomerase → MKMYYESDVNTDALEGKTVAVMGYGSQGRAQSRNMADSGVNVIVGLRENGNSWNLAKEDGMTVKSFSDAAKEADIIHILLPDEIQEKIYNEQIAPYVEAGNTISFSHGYNIHFGLIKPDEDVNIVMFAPKGPGSRVRTTYLDGFGIPGLVAIEQDATGDALQLALGMAKACGFTKAGVIETTFKEETETDLFGEQAVLCGGLTALINAGFQTLVEAGYQPEIAYFETCHEVKLIVDDIYEHGFGGMWKDVSNTAEYGGLTRRDYVITEETKKGMKKVLSEIQDGTFKKQFADENATDAANLKEMRAAEDQETIEVVGERLRKACGLQKDD, encoded by the coding sequence ATGAAAATGTATTACGAATCAGATGTAAATACTGATGCTCTTGAAGGTAAAACCGTAGCTGTAATGGGTTATGGAAGCCAAGGTAGAGCACAATCTAGAAACATGGCTGACAGTGGTGTCAATGTTATTGTTGGACTTAGGGAAAATGGTAATTCCTGGAATTTAGCTAAAGAAGATGGTATGACTGTAAAATCCTTCTCTGATGCAGCTAAAGAAGCAGATATCATCCACATTTTACTTCCTGATGAAATTCAAGAAAAAATCTACAATGAACAAATTGCACCTTATGTTGAAGCTGGAAATACCATTTCCTTCTCTCACGGATACAACATTCACTTTGGTTTAATCAAACCTGATGAAGATGTTAACATTGTAATGTTTGCTCCTAAAGGACCAGGTTCTAGAGTAAGAACTACTTACTTAGACGGTTTTGGAATTCCTGGATTAGTAGCTATTGAACAAGATGCTACTGGTGATGCATTACAACTTGCATTAGGTATGGCAAAAGCTTGTGGTTTCACTAAAGCTGGTGTAATTGAAACTACTTTTAAAGAAGAAACTGAAACTGATTTATTTGGTGAACAAGCTGTTTTATGTGGTGGACTTACTGCATTAATTAACGCTGGTTTCCAAACTTTAGTGGAAGCTGGTTACCAACCTGAAATTGCTTACTTTGAAACCTGTCACGAAGTAAAACTTATTGTTGACGATATTTATGAACATGGTTTCGGCGGAATGTGGAAAGATGTAAGTAATACTGCAGAATATGGTGGATTAACCAGAAGGGACTATGTCATAACTGAAGAAACTAAAAAAGGTATGAAAAAAGTTTTATCTGAAATTCAAGACGGTACTTTCAAAAAACAATTTGCTGATGAAAATGCAACTGATGCAGCAAACTTAAAAGAAATGAGAGCTGCTGAAGACCAAGAAACTATTGAAGTTGTTGGGGAAAGACTCAGAAAAGCTTGCGGATTACAAAAAGATGATTAA
- a CDS encoding oligosaccharide repeat unit polymerase family protein — protein sequence MNFKNFDFFSPYIVAAAIIVFLSMGYIGSFNYRFEYPLSLETIGTVLLTTLVFLIGAGIVKFKVTIDETASSPIYAKINDFFNRKILIALVLIAIILQSINMILIGGIPLFNSVLKSNATTNIWRIAYPLFLIMINLLIAKYYKKRYLILVLIGALIFGLNGYRTSVLGILASVFITMYYINKINRKIGILFVGLIVIGLLAIGYIASQSISGQHWMLNPLELIFYRAGFTLEVFQRILNLGGTTHGHILSMIFSSGSPRTFIGQYVLTDNVCITSTMFGPAYLDFGLIGVLIQMFFMGVFLKVVNIVGKYKKEIGIGIYSIILAHTLIWIETGPTDIMIWFLYLLGFILIILNYKNIKLNKN from the coding sequence ATGAACTTTAAAAACTTTGACTTTTTTTCACCATATATTGTAGCAGCTGCAATAATAGTGTTTTTATCAATGGGATATATTGGATCATTTAATTACAGATTCGAATATCCCTTAAGTTTAGAAACCATCGGAACCGTTCTACTTACAACACTGGTATTTTTAATTGGAGCGGGAATTGTAAAATTCAAAGTTACAATAGATGAAACAGCATCATCTCCAATATATGCGAAAATAAATGATTTTTTTAACAGAAAAATATTAATTGCACTTGTTTTAATAGCTATTATACTTCAATCAATAAATATGATTCTTATTGGAGGAATCCCACTTTTTAACAGCGTATTGAAATCCAATGCAACTACAAACATCTGGAGAATAGCTTATCCATTATTTTTAATTATGATAAATCTACTAATAGCAAAATATTATAAAAAGAGATATCTGATTTTGGTTTTAATTGGAGCTTTAATTTTTGGATTAAATGGATATAGAACATCAGTACTTGGAATTTTAGCTAGTGTATTTATTACAATGTATTATATTAATAAAATAAATAGAAAAATAGGAATTTTATTTGTAGGATTGATTGTAATTGGTTTGCTGGCTATTGGTTATATTGCATCACAGTCTATTTCTGGCCAGCACTGGATGTTAAATCCTCTTGAATTAATATTTTACAGAGCAGGATTTACCCTGGAAGTATTTCAAAGAATTTTAAACCTAGGGGGCACTACCCATGGTCATATTTTATCAATGATCTTTTCAAGCGGCAGTCCAAGAACTTTTATCGGGCAGTATGTTCTTACAGATAATGTCTGCATAACTTCAACTATGTTTGGACCTGCATATCTTGATTTCGGATTGATAGGTGTTTTAATACAGATGTTCTTCATGGGAGTATTCTTAAAAGTCGTCAATATAGTTGGAAAATATAAAAAAGAAATTGGAATTGGAATTTATTCCATAATTTTAGCACATACCCTAATATGGATTGAAACAGGCCCTACAGATATTATGATATGGTTCTTGTATTTATTAGGATTTATTTTAATTATTTTAAATTATAAAAATATTAAATTAAATAAAAATTAA
- the ilvN gene encoding acetolactate synthase small subunit, whose protein sequence is MALEYHVINALVEDKPGVLQKVAGLFTRRGFNIDSITVGESEVEGLARMIITVKADQKLLEQVTKQLNKLVDVIKIKDITENAVKRELCLVKVNIPNEKARAEIMQYVNIFRAKIVDVCEEALIIEITGDIEKIDAFLSLLKGYGIKKISRTGLTAMSRGFRS, encoded by the coding sequence ATGGCTTTAGAGTATCATGTTATAAATGCATTAGTTGAAGATAAGCCGGGAGTATTGCAAAAAGTTGCTGGCCTATTTACAAGAAGAGGTTTTAACATTGACAGTATTACAGTTGGAGAATCTGAAGTTGAAGGATTGGCCCGTATGATTATTACTGTTAAAGCAGACCAAAAATTATTGGAGCAAGTTACAAAACAACTGAATAAGCTTGTAGATGTTATTAAAATAAAAGATATTACTGAAAATGCTGTTAAAAGAGAGTTATGTCTAGTTAAAGTTAATATTCCAAATGAAAAAGCTAGAGCAGAAATAATGCAGTATGTAAACATCTTTAGAGCTAAAATTGTAGATGTTTGTGAAGAAGCTTTAATTATTGAAATTACCGGAGACATTGAAAAGATAGATGCATTCCTATCCCTTTTAAAAGGATATGGTATTAAAAAGATTTCACGTACTGGTCTTACTGCAATGTCCCGTGGATTTCGTTCATGA
- a CDS encoding methanogenesis marker 12 protein, whose amino-acid sequence MVFIGMDHGTTGISFCIMSDDGEVVDVFKIGREESKQGKVSAIEELSKRVDLESIDLMAVTYAMGDGINKIQNIDQVKNRGILSINGAGKVTGGGTSVFSEIEDSNIPAVMIPGLHKDSDSLDKLFRAAYSHQASPEKVSICYNAFLETGWKNMIVADISSNSVDILIENGKIKGAMDACLGAMGIVHGPIDLEMIRQIDEEDFSANNRFSHAGAIKIADIDGKVANIKDQLLNNYESGDEKAKLAIDTLIMTVAMEIAGLDVVCENEIEGIVLTGSVGSATKPFNFENEINKYFKNKYSLKVISKESGAIGAAQIAMDVYNGKKEILGILVDY is encoded by the coding sequence ATGGTTTTTATAGGAATGGATCATGGAACTACTGGAATCTCTTTTTGTATTATGTCTGATGATGGTGAAGTTGTAGATGTTTTTAAAATTGGAAGGGAAGAAAGTAAACAGGGCAAAGTATCAGCTATTGAGGAATTATCTAAAAGAGTTGATTTGGAGTCTATTGATTTAATGGCAGTTACTTATGCAATGGGGGATGGAATAAATAAGATTCAAAACATTGATCAGGTAAAAAATAGGGGAATTTTATCTATTAACGGGGCTGGAAAGGTCACTGGCGGAGGAACCTCTGTTTTTAGTGAAATAGAAGACTCAAATATTCCTGCGGTCATGATACCTGGCCTTCATAAAGATTCTGATTCATTGGATAAATTATTTAGAGCAGCTTACTCTCATCAGGCCAGTCCAGAGAAAGTTAGCATATGCTATAATGCTTTTTTAGAAACTGGTTGGAAAAATATGATTGTAGCAGATATCAGTTCCAATAGTGTAGATATTTTAATTGAAAACGGTAAAATTAAAGGGGCTATGGATGCCTGTTTAGGTGCTATGGGTATTGTCCATGGGCCAATTGATTTGGAAATGATAAGACAAATTGATGAGGAAGATTTTTCAGCAAATAATCGTTTTTCACATGCGGGAGCTATAAAAATAGCTGATATTGACGGTAAAGTAGCTAATATAAAAGATCAGTTATTAAATAATTATGAATCTGGAGATGAAAAAGCTAAATTAGCTATTGATACTTTAATAATGACTGTAGCTATGGAAATTGCAGGATTGGATGTTGTTTGTGAAAATGAAATTGAAGGTATTGTTTTAACAGGTTCTGTAGGTAGTGCAACCAAACCTTTTAATTTTGAAAATGAGATTAACAAGTATTTTAAAAATAAGTATTCTTTAAAAGTTATTTCTAAAGAATCTGGAGCTATTGGTGCAGCACAAATAGCTATGGATGTTTATAATGGTAAAAAAGAGATTTTGGGGATTTTAGTAGATTATTAG